A DNA window from Mytilus edulis chromosome 14, xbMytEdul2.2, whole genome shotgun sequence contains the following coding sequences:
- the LOC139502758 gene encoding uncharacterized protein → MYFILVHILSILFAIQHIIVARPPCTSKDCLEVRMPLLSNNLKAPLIADLDVSFINQQLKEYIDETINYTFSNKIEDIVDSKQDLLKTSMLSQYEQNLNETKNIYSEQLHDIITSIDQKQDGLQIQIKNYSLQLNNSEYIFKKEVKRSFDNVDQQLANLKLAMFSEYVRDLQITKAVYEKKYSEFVSDLKSQFADFSKGLREEFAMIKTKSENQYHDMIAWKDNMTEHRVGFTACNAYYTSENKIKFTAVKTAYGLSRSPPYGDGNFIVEKAGFYLVSVNILSKVSSTFYIRLNGRDISRMYSRGSADDNGQFTGSTSSFIKAKVNDIIAIAGSGGNISTGSCLTIVKL, encoded by the exons ATGTATTTCATACTAGTCCATATATTGTCAATTTTGTTTGCCATACAACACATAATAGTTGCTAGACCACCATGCACATCGAAAGACTGTTTGGAAGTTCGAATGCCGCTTTTGTCCAACAACTTAAAGGCTCCGTTGATTGCTGATTTAGACGTGTCATTCATAAACCAGCAATTGAAGGAATATATCGATGAAACCATTAACTATACATTCAGTAACAAAATCGAAGACATTGTCGATTCAAAGCAAGACCTGTTGAAGACGTCGATGTTGAGTCAATATGAACAAAATCTGAATGAGACAAAGAATATATATAGCGAACAATTGCATGACATTATCACAAGTATAGATCAAAAACAGGATGGATtgcaaatacaaattaaaaattacTCATTACAATTGAACAACagtgaatatatttttaaaaaggaagTTAAACGTTCATTCGATAATGTAGACCAACAGCTAGCAAACTTGAAGTTAGCCATGTTTTCGGAATATGTTAGAGATCTTCAGATTACAAAAGCTGTTTATGAAAAGAAATATTCAGAGTTTGTAAGTGACTTGAAATCCCAATTCGCAGACTTTTCGAAAGGCCTTCGAGAAGAATTTGcaatgataaaaactaaaagtGAAAACCAGTACCATGACATGATCGCATGGAAGGATAATATGActgaacataggg ttgGTTTTACTGCTTGTAATGCATACTACACATCTGAAAACAAAATCAAGTTTACTGCAGTAAAAACAGCATATGGTCTTTCTCGATCCCCTCCGTATGGCGACGGAAATTTTATTGTTGAAAAGGCAGGATTTTATCTAGTCAGTGTTAATATACTATCAAAGGTTTCAAGCACATTTTATATTAGATTGAATGGACGTGATATATCAAGAATGTATTCCCGTGGATCCGCTGATGATAATGGACAATTCACAGGATCAACATCTTCTTTCATCAAAGCAAAAGTAAACGATATTATAGCTATTGCAGGATCTGGAGGTAATATATCAACTGGAAGTTGTCTTACAATAGTGAAGTTATAA